One stretch of Arachis hypogaea cultivar Tifrunner chromosome 20, arahy.Tifrunner.gnm2.J5K5, whole genome shotgun sequence DNA includes these proteins:
- the LOC140183159 gene encoding uncharacterized protein, protein MSSSARKEEGYDDDDACMYAMLLSTFQVFPFILNAAVELNLFQILSELATNGAYSSFTAPSTLQQAGQNASVNIKDAIVDGGIEVFKKANGMSVWEYMEKDAELVTLSTKQ, encoded by the exons ATGAGTTCATCGGCAAGAAAGGAAGAAGGATATGATGACGACGATGCATGCATGTATGCGATGTTGTTGTCAACTTTTCAAGTGTTCCCTTTCATATTGAATGCTGCTGTTGAACTCAACCTCTTTCAGATATTGTCTGAGTTAGCCACCAACGGTGCATACTCTTCCTTCACAGCACCCTCAACTCTACAACAGGCTGGACAAAATGCTTC ggTAAACATTAAGGATGCGATTGTTGATGGAGGAATAGAGGTGTTCAAGAAGGCTAATGGGATGTCGGTGTGGGAGTACATGGAGAAGGATGCAGAACTAGTCACACTTTCAACAAAGCAATGA